The following are encoded together in the Lagopus muta isolate bLagMut1 chromosome 7, bLagMut1 primary, whole genome shotgun sequence genome:
- the TOMM7 gene encoding mitochondrial import receptor subunit TOM7 homolog, whose translation MPKLSKEAKQRLQQLFKGGQFAIRWGFIPVVLYLGFRRGADPGMPEPTIWSLLWG comes from the exons ATGCCGAAGCTCAGCAAGGAGGCCAAGCAgcggctgcagcagctctttaaGGGCGGTCAGTTCGCCATCCGCTGGGGCTTCATCCCGGTCGTGCTCTACCTAG gTTTTAGGAGGGGTGCAGATCCAGGAATGCCTGAGCCCACAATCTGGAG TCTGCTTTGGGGATGA